Part of the Tenacibaculum sp. SZ-18 genome, ACCCTTTCTTCTCAAAAGAAAACTCCAATAAACTTCTCTTTAATTCAGAATTCTCGTTTCCACGAACCCTACAAATTCTATTTAAAAACAAGTCTAATGACAATGCTAATTCCACAAACTTTTCTTCTTCTTTATAAGGAATGATTGTCGCAAAAGTTCCTTTCTCATTAAGTAACGCTGAAACACCTTTCAATAAATCTTCAAAACTTAGGGAAGATGTAAATCGAGCTTCATTTCGAGCAGTATCTTTTGTTTCATATTCGTCTGTGTAAAAAGGAGGGTTCGAAATAATTAGCTCATACGTTTCTTCTTCCTCACTCAATTCTAGAGCAAATTCCTGAAACGTTGCATTGTAACAAAACAAACGATCGCCCCAATCTGACTTCTCAAAATTTTCAACTGTTTGTTCGTAAGCATCTCCATTAATTTCAACAGCATCGATAGTCATAGCATCCGATCTTTGAGCAAGCATTAAAGCAATGACTCCTGTTCCTGCTCCTACATCCAAAACACTATCCAAATACTCATCTACGGAACACCACGCTCCTAACAACACGGCATCAGTCCCAATTTTCATTGCTGTTTTATCTTGATGAACAGTAAACTCTTTAAATCTAAAAGGCTCCATTTAAAATAAACGACTAATAAGTTTTTCTGCATTAAAAAATAGAAACAGCACTATTGCTAAAAGTATCACTAAAAACAAACCCTTTTTAGGGTTTGATTTCTTCCTATTTCCAAATCGTTTCATGTAACGAAAATATTTATTGATTAATTTTTGGTTGCTCGAAGCATTTCTCTTTTTCCTGGTGGTCCTGGTAATCTTTCAACAGTAAAACCAACCGATTCCATAGCTCTTCTCACGCTTCCTTTTGCAGCATAAGTCACTAAAACCCCATCTTTCTTTAACGCGGTAAACATTTTCTTAAAGATAGTTTCCGTCCATAATTCAGGTTGAACTCTTGCTCCGAAAGCATCGAAATAAATAAGATTAAAAGTATCAGAATCAGTAATATCTTTGAAAAACTGCTCTCTCTTTTCTAAAGTAAACTTACCATCTATTTGATGGGTGTTTCCCCAAGAAACGTTATGTATTTTTGTAAAAACGCCAGCGTTCTCCTCTGCCTTTAGTTCTGAGACATAATTTAATTTTTCTATTTCTTCATCAGCAACTGGATAAGCCTCTACTCCAACATATTCAATATCTTTCTTAGATTCTAAGTAGGTAATAAAACAATTCAAACCTGTTCCAAAACCGATTTCTAAAATTGAAATTTTCTCATGCTTTATATGTTCTAATCCATGTTTTATAAACACATGATATGCCTCCTGAATAGCACCATGCTTGGAATGATATTGTTCATTCCAAGCAGGGATATGAATGGTTGTTGAGCCATCCGAAGTTATGATAATTTCTCTTTTCAATTTACTTTAATAAAACTCCGTTTGCAACAAAAGCTAATTCTTTCTTTGATTCAGTAATTTTAGCGATTTCATCTTTAGACTTTCCAGCATCCTCTGCGTAGTGTTGTAATTCTTCAACTGAGGTTTCTTTGATAAATGCTTTACCTTCTATAACTACTTCTTTTCCTTTGCTATCTAAAGGCATAAAGAATCCGTAATCTTTGAATCTAACCATTACCTCTTCTGAGTCAGATACAGGAACTTTCATCCAACATCCTTTTTTAGAACATACTTCATTAATTTCTGAAGCAAACTTTACTGCGATAGTATCTCCAGGTTTCATAGAAGAATACTTTGCCAAAGCTTCCTCTTTAGTTAATGCTCCTTCTTTAGAGATTTTATCTCCAAATGAAGCATACGCTAGTTTAACAACTTCTTCCTTTTCAGGTGTTTCAGTAGTCTCTTTTTTTTCAGTTTTACAAGAAAACGTTAGGAACAAACCACAAAATAAGATTATTAAGTTTTTCATTTTAAGACGATTAATTATTTTTACCCTGCAAAGATACAACTTTATGCTACTTTGAAACTTCAATTTTAACGGTTTAACTCATTGCTATTTCGTACTTTTGCAATTATAACCAAATCTTTATCTATGAGCACTTCTAACATTCAAATTATTCCAATTGAACAAACAAAAATCGATACTGTAGATTTTAACAATTTAGTCTTTGGAACTGTTTTTACAGATCATATGTTTGAATGCGAGTATAAAGATGGAAAATGGCAAACACCAGTCATAAAACCTTATGGTGATATTTCTGTATCTCCTTCGGCGAGGGTTTTTCATTATGGACAAGCTGTTTTTGAAGGAATGAAAGCGTACAAAGATGAAAATGATGATGTTTTCTTATTTAGACCTGATGAAAACTTTAAAAGAATCAACAAATCGTCTGAACGTTTGGCCATTCCAGCATTTCCTGAAGACTATTTTTTTGCTGGATTAAAGGAACTTTTAACTATTGACAAAGATTGGATTAAAAAAGGTGTAGGAAATTCAATGTACATTCGTCCATTTGTAGTAGCAACTCAACCAGCTATTTCCGCTTCACCTGCCGAAGAATATAAATTCATGATAATTTTATCTCCAGCACAAGCATACTACGCAGGAGAAGTCAAAGTTTTATTTGCAGAAAAATACAGTAGAGCTGCCGATGGTGGAGTTGGATTTGCGAAGGCTGCAGGAAATTATGCTGCACAATTTTACCCAACAAAATTAGCACACGAACAAGGATATCAACAAATTATCTGGACCGACGCCAGTACGCACGAATATTTGGAGGAAGCAGGAACCATGAACATTTTCTTCCGTGTTGGTGATAAATTACTTACAGCTCCAAATAACGACAGAATCTTAGACGGTATTACAAGAAAATCGTTAATTCAAATCGCAAGAGATAATGGAATTGAGGTTGAGATCAGAAGAATTTCGGTATCAGAAATAAAAGAAGCTGCTAGAACAGGTGAATTAAAAGAAATTTTCGGTTCAGGTACTGCAACAGTAGTAAACCCAATTATTGGTTTTAGTCATGGCGGAGAAGATTTTGAACTACCAAAAGTGGAGAATACCTATGCTAGGCTTTTCAAAGAAAAACTAATGAATATCCAATACAATGTTTCGGAAGACCCATACGCATGGAGAGTTAAAATTTAGTTTCAGTTAAGTAATTGATAACTAAAAATTAACATCTGTAATGTTTTTTTATATATTTGTGAAAGGTTCGGGATAAAATATTATGAAAAACATTCTAATTACTATTGTTACTATGGCTGTTGCCTTTGGCATCTCCTTCTATGTATTGACTAATTTTTACAAACATGACAATGAATTAGATTTAGAAATTGAAGGAACTTCGAATCTATATGTTAATTCTTCTACAGACGATACCACTTTAGATACCGATGCTGACTTTACAGATAATGATACAGAAACCAGTTATAATGAGTCCGACTTGGTCACAGATACAAATTCTGTTAACACCGATATGTTTCCTGATACTGAGGCTATTTTTGCAGATCTAACGCAGTGGAAGACATACTTTAACAGAAACGTCAATCTTTCTTCAAATTTTGTTCCTCTAAATAATCAAGGAGAAGAAATAGACAAAGGAGATTTTTTAAGTGATTTAACCTCTGGAAGTTTTGCCCCGATTAAATTACTTTCTGGAACAGAAATGTACCAACTTTATGACATCGAAAATATTCAAAATCAAAAGATTTCCGCATCTGTTATTGAAGCAGCTGATTTAGCTTATGCTTATTTTGTAAAAGAAGGAACAAAATTACCTGAATTTAATTTTTCTGACATCAATGGAAGCAACTTTTCTAACTCTTCCACAAGTGAAAAAATTATAATTCTAACTTGCTGGAAAATTGACTCTAAGAAAAGTATCAGTGAGTTTTCAAGATTAAACAAACTCTACGATAAATATGAAGCTTACGAAGATGTTATTTTCCTGAGCATTTCTTCAGACAAATCTTCTAAACTACTTCAATTTTTGACTAAAAAGGAGTTTAGGTATCCTGTTGTTGCCGACCAGGAATCTTACATGAAAGACCAAATTGAAGTTCGTCAATACCCTACACATTTAATCATTGATGAAGACGGTAATATTGAAAAAATGGTTAGTAGTGTAAGTCAACTAGAAGCAGCTTTAGAGAAAATTGCTGAACCAGATTTAACGGATTTAGAGGAAGAAGAGGGAATGTAATCTCTTACTATTCCCTGTCTAAAATTTCTTCAATATTGGGTTTGAAATAACTTGGTCCTTTCATCACTTTACCGTCTTCTCTATAAATCGGCTTTCCATCTTCGCCAAGTTTACTCATATTACTTCGTTGAATTTCATTAAAAACTTCATCGATTTTATATTGCATTCCATGCTCTATAATGGTTCCGCATAAGATATACAACATATCTCCTAAAGCATCAGCAGTTTCTATTAAATCATTATTCTTCACAGCTTCAAAATATTCTTCATTCTCTTCTTTCATTAAATTAAACCGAAGTAACTTTCTATCATCTCCAATATTCACAACTGGTTTTTCATTTAATCCTAATCCGAAAGCTTCATGAAACTCTCTAACTGCTTTTATTTTTTCTTTCATTTAAAAATATTTAATTCTATTTTAATTTAAATTGCTTTTCTCAACAACCAAGCTGGAACAATCTTTAGAATAAAAGCGATAATGGCCCAACGTTTTGAAATATACGCTACTCTTTTCTTTTTTTTAATTGCTTTAAAAATTTGCTTTGTTGCTTTTTCAAGAGAAACCATCCAGAAAATCCCATCTCCTAAAGCCATTGCCGTATCAACAAAACCCGGACGAATATCTGTAATAAAAACTCTATTATTTGTAATAGTTTTAGTTTTTATATAAAGACTTTCTAAATA contains:
- a CDS encoding TlpA family protein disulfide reductase; the protein is MKNILITIVTMAVAFGISFYVLTNFYKHDNELDLEIEGTSNLYVNSSTDDTTLDTDADFTDNDTETSYNESDLVTDTNSVNTDMFPDTEAIFADLTQWKTYFNRNVNLSSNFVPLNNQGEEIDKGDFLSDLTSGSFAPIKLLSGTEMYQLYDIENIQNQKISASVIEAADLAYAYFVKEGTKLPEFNFSDINGSNFSNSSTSEKIIILTCWKIDSKKSISEFSRLNKLYDKYEAYEDVIFLSISSDKSSKLLQFLTKKEFRYPVVADQESYMKDQIEVRQYPTHLIIDEDGNIEKMVSSVSQLEAALEKIAEPDLTDLEEEEGM
- a CDS encoding branched-chain amino acid aminotransferase, which produces MSTSNIQIIPIEQTKIDTVDFNNLVFGTVFTDHMFECEYKDGKWQTPVIKPYGDISVSPSARVFHYGQAVFEGMKAYKDENDDVFLFRPDENFKRINKSSERLAIPAFPEDYFFAGLKELLTIDKDWIKKGVGNSMYIRPFVVATQPAISASPAEEYKFMIILSPAQAYYAGEVKVLFAEKYSRAADGGVGFAKAAGNYAAQFYPTKLAHEQGYQQIIWTDASTHEYLEEAGTMNIFFRVGDKLLTAPNNDRILDGITRKSLIQIARDNGIEVEIRRISVSEIKEAARTGELKEIFGSGTATVVNPIIGFSHGGEDFELPKVENTYARLFKEKLMNIQYNVSEDPYAWRVKI
- a CDS encoding DUF4920 domain-containing protein, whose translation is MKNLIILFCGLFLTFSCKTEKKETTETPEKEEVVKLAYASFGDKISKEGALTKEEALAKYSSMKPGDTIAVKFASEINEVCSKKGCWMKVPVSDSEEVMVRFKDYGFFMPLDSKGKEVVIEGKAFIKETSVEELQHYAEDAGKSKDEIAKITESKKELAFVANGVLLK
- a CDS encoding nucleoside triphosphate pyrophosphohydrolase family protein; the encoded protein is MKEKIKAVREFHEAFGLGLNEKPVVNIGDDRKLLRFNLMKEENEEYFEAVKNNDLIETADALGDMLYILCGTIIEHGMQYKIDEVFNEIQRSNMSKLGEDGKPIYREDGKVMKGPSYFKPNIEEILDRE
- the mnmD gene encoding tRNA (5-methylaminomethyl-2-thiouridine)(34)-methyltransferase MnmD, whose protein sequence is MKREIIITSDGSTTIHIPAWNEQYHSKHGAIQEAYHVFIKHGLEHIKHEKISILEIGFGTGLNCFITYLESKKDIEYVGVEAYPVADEEIEKLNYVSELKAEENAGVFTKIHNVSWGNTHQIDGKFTLEKREQFFKDITDSDTFNLIYFDAFGARVQPELWTETIFKKMFTALKKDGVLVTYAAKGSVRRAMESVGFTVERLPGPPGKREMLRATKN
- a CDS encoding tRNA1(Val) (adenine(37)-N6)-methyltransferase; amino-acid sequence: MEPFRFKEFTVHQDKTAMKIGTDAVLLGAWCSVDEYLDSVLDVGAGTGVIALMLAQRSDAMTIDAVEINGDAYEQTVENFEKSDWGDRLFCYNATFQEFALELSEEEETYELIISNPPFYTDEYETKDTARNEARFTSSLSFEDLLKGVSALLNEKGTFATIIPYKEEEKFVELALSLDLFLNRICRVRGNENSELKRSLLEFSFEKKGFISEELIIEKERHQYTDAYIELTKDFYLKM